A DNA window from Paenibacillus sp. HWE-109 contains the following coding sequences:
- a CDS encoding polyprenyl synthetase family protein: protein MKNLMDIYTRKRKDIAAIEKELEESVYTEYSMLRETSVHLLKAGGKRIRPVFVLLAGEFGNYQLQTMKRVAVPLELIHMASLVHDDVIDDANTRRGQLTVRSKWDNRIAMFTGDYIFAKALGVITQIPKPAVHQIMSKAIVEMSIGEMEQIRFFFHSEQTIRDYLLRIRRKTALLIAISCQLGAVAADAPEWICNKLYSFGYNAGMAFQIRDDILDLIGTEKQIGKPPGSDVKQGNITLPVLIAMQDPALKPFILSELERIHKLDGQTDVTRFLDAIRNSKGIEQADALSQKYIDKAIAALDLLPNTQAKKDLIEIAHFFGNRSY, encoded by the coding sequence ATGAAAAATTTAATGGACATTTATACGAGAAAGAGAAAAGATATAGCAGCAATTGAAAAAGAGCTCGAAGAAAGCGTCTATACGGAGTATTCGATGTTAAGAGAAACGTCCGTGCATTTATTGAAAGCAGGCGGCAAACGGATCCGCCCTGTTTTCGTCTTGTTAGCTGGAGAGTTCGGGAACTATCAACTGCAAACGATGAAGCGGGTTGCCGTGCCATTGGAACTGATTCACATGGCTTCTCTCGTTCATGACGATGTGATTGATGATGCGAACACTAGACGCGGACAGCTGACAGTCCGCTCCAAATGGGATAACCGGATTGCTATGTTTACGGGGGACTATATTTTCGCCAAAGCACTTGGCGTCATTACACAAATTCCTAAGCCTGCTGTTCATCAGATTATGTCCAAAGCCATTGTCGAGATGTCGATTGGAGAAATGGAACAAATTCGCTTCTTTTTTCATTCTGAACAAACCATCAGAGACTATTTATTGCGGATTAGACGTAAAACGGCTTTGTTAATTGCTATATCTTGCCAATTAGGGGCCGTGGCAGCTGACGCGCCTGAATGGATCTGCAACAAGCTGTATTCCTTCGGTTACAATGCCGGCATGGCTTTTCAGATTCGCGATGATATTCTAGATTTGATTGGAACCGAGAAACAAATCGGCAAGCCTCCAGGCAGTGACGTAAAACAAGGGAATATAACACTCCCCGTATTGATCGCTATGCAGGATCCAGCACTCAAGCCTTTTATTTTATCCGAATTAGAACGCATACATAAGTTGGATGGGCAAACGGATGTCACTCGTTTCTTGGATGCCATCCGCAACAGCAAAGGGATTGAGCAAGCGGATGCGCTTTCGCAGAAGTACATTGATAAAGCGATTGCCGCACTGGATTTGCTGCCGAATACGCAAGCCAAGAAAGATTTGATTGAAATCGCCCATTTCTTTGGCAACCGTTCTTATTAG